AGAGATTTCCATCTCCAGGATCAGCCAAGCACAGTCACTCTGGCGGTTAGGAATACTCCGACAGGATCATTTTAGATACACTAAACTCGTACAAAATAACCcatattacaaatgaaaaaactgacGCCCAAAAGGGTGGGACCCCTGCCCAACTGCCCAAGAGCGAGTTAGAAGCAAAGTTTCCATCCAGCCTTGCATACGGGCTGCCTGCATCTTTTTTCCAACCCTCTTCTCTCCCGGAAATGGGTCCAGGAAAGGCAAACACAGAGCTCAATCTAGGACTCGCTCATCAACCAAGTAAATGCGCCAAAGCGCTTTGCGCATGCGCCTGGTAAGCCCAGCCCCCTCAGGCCGTCAACCCCGCCCCTCCGCCCATCACCAACATGGCGGCGCCGGCAACAGCCCCTCTTGCCCGGCACTGGCGTGGCAGCTCCAGACGTCATAAGACGGCGCCGGCTGTCCCGGAGGCTGCACGTGGACTCCGGTCTGGGCACTTTCAGGCTGGGCCATGGATACTCCGCTGAGGCGCAGCCGGCGGCTGGAAGGCCTGAGGCCTGAGTCCCCCGAGAGGTCAGCCTCAGTGTTGCGGGCGAAACGGGCCCTTGTGGAGTTCGACCCGAACCCAGAAGAGACGAGGGAGCCCGGGTCTCCTCGCAGTGCTCTGCCACCCGGCCTGGAGTCCCCCCGGGGTCAGCCGGAGACAAGCCCGGGATCGCCCGGTCTACGGCAGGGGACGGATTTAGGGTCCCCTCGAAAGGAGCCAGAGCTGGGCCCAGGGTCCCCCCAGCATCAGCAAGATCCAGGCCTGGAGTCACCCCGAAGACAGCCGGAGTCGAGTCCAGAACCCCTCCGACTTCAGCCAAAGCCAAGTGGGGGGTCACCCAAGTGCTCCCAGGACCAAGAAGAAGCGGACTCGGAGTTGGCCCAGAGGAAGGAGAAGCTGGCCCCGGGGTCCCCCCGACATCAGCTGCAGCCGGGCCCAGGATCATCAGAGCCTTACCCTGGTCAGCCAGCTCTGGGTCCAGAGCCCTCGCCGCCGCTACAGGAGCTGACACCCCGGTCCCCCGGCTCCCCCTGGGGTCGGCACGAACCGAGCAAGCCACCTGCGGCCGGGGAGCCGAAGAAGCGAAGAGGTTCTTCACCCCAGGCCCCAGCATCCaagaagctgaaggaggaggtTCCTGTAATCCCGAAGGGAAAGCCCAAGTCGGGGCGGGTGTGGAAGGACCGCTCCAAGAAGAGGTGAAGGGGGCCAGCTGGGCAGGGGGGCGTGCAGCTTGGAGACAGCCCCGGGGTTGGAGGTGGGGGGGTCTCACAGAGACAGGTCATTATCGTAAGAATGTGGTAAAATGCCGTGTGATCCAGGGGGTGTGAGCCCAGGCCCCCAAAGGTGATTTCTGTGATGCTTCTCCTCCGGTCCCTGTGGACCTCTCCTTTGGCACCTCCTTTGTGTATTCGCTCAACAAGCATCTACCCTGTCTGCCCACTCCCTAGTGAGAAGCAGGGATCCCTAGGGATGCAGAAGCAAGTGAAGCAGGCATTACTTGATAAAAAGCCCAGAGGTCCTCAGCCACTATTGTCTGTTAATTTGCGCTTGTGATAAAAAGTATATCCTGGGCCCTGAGTCTCTAAGACACTGCTAAGCACTTGAGTAAGGATTGGCCGGGGGAAGGGGTTTTCCCACAGAAAGACCAGCATGCCTTGGAGCTGTGGGTCAGCCCCAGGAGGCCGCAGTGTCAGGATTATCCTGAGTGTACCTATGAGGAAGCCCGGGTGACCAGACCGCCCGAGGGCAGGGGTGAAAGCAGAGAGCCTGCAGAATTAACACGCCTTCAGAGCTGCAGGCAGGCCTTGTGCACAAGGGTCAA
This sequence is a window from Equus caballus isolate H_3958 breed thoroughbred chromosome 12, TB-T2T, whole genome shotgun sequence. Protein-coding genes within it:
- the CCDC86 gene encoding coiled-coil domain-containing protein 86, whose product is MDTPLRRSRRLEGLRPESPERSASVLRAKRALVEFDPNPEETREPGSPRSALPPGLESPRGQPETSPGSPGLRQGTDLGSPRKEPELGPGSPQHQQDPGLESPRRQPESSPEPLRLQPKPSGGSPKCSQDQEEADSELAQRKEKLAPGSPRHQLQPGPGSSEPYPGQPALGPEPSPPLQELTPRSPGSPWGRHEPSKPPAAGEPKKRRGSSPQAPASKKLKEEVPVIPKGKPKSGRVWKDRSKKRFSQMVQDKPLRTSWQRKMKERQERKLAREFARHLDEEKERRRQEKKQRRAENLKRRLENERKAEVVQVIRNPAKLKRAKKKQLRSIEKRDTLALLQKQPPQRPAAKV